One bacterium DNA segment encodes these proteins:
- a CDS encoding HD domain-containing phosphohydrolase, whose product MINKESTNTDQSQAAAEAQIFPLLYSIINTKLDTMANMEHFLQLIVDTGARIVSARNSSLVIFTEKMDIPSSDSKNKDDSFSLHNFCRSDSYIVIPLMLRGLKDPFGYLRVENKQNNQKFDSKDLFSLLLLSRQATLKIENDLLYKRVHQDLIDSLLSMVNMLESRDRYTYSHSRRVTRFALAIADDLTLDQKDKDVLRLTSLLHDIGKIGIPDSILNKKDHLTNDEFEVIKTHPLVAENIMRPLDFLASERSIIRHHHERLDGSGYPDGLKEDAISLCTRIIAVADSFDAITSNRPYRKAKSYADALEELEELANEKYDRHVVNSLKKVIFRIEAFC is encoded by the coding sequence ATGATAAACAAGGAATCTACGAATACTGACCAAAGTCAGGCTGCTGCGGAAGCGCAGATCTTTCCTCTGCTCTACTCGATCATCAATACGAAACTTGATACTATGGCCAATATGGAGCATTTCCTGCAGCTCATTGTGGATACAGGAGCCAGGATCGTATCTGCCCGCAATTCCTCCCTGGTGATTTTCACGGAAAAGATGGATATTCCATCCTCGGATTCAAAAAACAAGGATGACTCCTTTTCACTCCATAACTTTTGCCGGTCGGATTCCTATATTGTCATTCCTCTGATGCTTCGGGGATTGAAAGACCCCTTCGGCTATTTGCGGGTTGAGAACAAGCAGAATAACCAGAAGTTTGATTCCAAAGACCTGTTCTCGCTCCTTCTGCTGAGTCGGCAGGCTACCCTGAAAATCGAAAACGACCTGTTATACAAACGGGTGCATCAGGACCTGATTGATTCATTGCTGTCCATGGTCAATATGCTGGAGTCCAGGGACCGGTATACCTATTCCCATTCGCGGCGGGTTACCCGATTCGCTCTGGCCATCGCTGACGACCTTACCCTTGACCAGAAGGATAAAGATGTCCTGCGGCTGACCAGCCTGTTGCACGACATTGGAAAAATCGGCATTCCAGATTCCATCCTGAATAAAAAAGATCACCTGACCAATGATGAATTTGAGGTGATTAAAACCCATCCCCTGGTTGCTGAAAATATCATGCGTCCCCTGGACTTTTTAGCCTCGGAACGGTCGATCATCCGGCATCATCATGAGCGGCTGGATGGAAGCGGCTATCCGGACGGTCTGAAGGAAGATGCAATCTCCCTGTGTACCAGAATTATTGCTGTCGCAGATTCCTTCGATGCCATAACTTCCAATCGCCCTTACCGGAAAGCGAAATCTTATGCGGATGCTCTCGAAGAGCTGGAAGAACTGGCAAATGAGAAATATGACAGGCATGTGGTGAATAGTTTAAAAAAAGTTATTTTTCGTATCGAGGCTTTTTGCTGA
- a CDS encoding flagellin — protein sequence MSIYGKLGVINTNLMANSAYRGLESTNSLLNVHQSRIATLKRVNTSADDPAGYIHATGMKIDLNGMEMAGNNIGNAQNMINTANDGATSIKSLLMEMRQKALEASDGSKNSAQRAAIQDQIAQYINEIQDTVTQTTWNGELLLDGNAAFTFQTGPNVNDTTDLAIDLNFRLGLKQATLANGLNNGDVIFSNTTAVADDGKPTVTNADNVIDADWTIEFTGDNSYKVSYTTTDGVSYDYESTFYLTDGQQFSGRGISLSGLRLASSVTDKKFAEGDIITFSTKKTVTGDVYGLGWSVSDSDNYGMSLASMVTASGDTGIAGLAEAGDLIEYEIRVDDGATLNSGATSAALQIRTRVDKGDGKGWGDWTDWEDEKTINASGSVTFDGTTHHATGLQLSFSGNDVLTEGDIFRGKIQTSQVGHVTSGSVSVDGLTGAGGINLSTVNGAKASLRKLDKALERVDAELGNIGAMTKRLDMKSSLLEGRKTQSTAAISRIEDADLINEQMEISKLTILQQANMSLLAQAQQAPRMVLGILGLGG from the coding sequence ATGTCGATTTACGGAAAACTTGGCGTAATCAACACGAACCTGATGGCAAACTCGGCCTACCGGGGGCTGGAATCAACCAATAGCCTGCTGAACGTACACCAGAGCCGGATCGCTACCTTGAAAAGGGTCAACACTTCAGCGGATGACCCGGCTGGCTATATTCATGCTACCGGGATGAAAATTGATCTGAATGGTATGGAAATGGCTGGCAACAATATCGGTAATGCCCAGAACATGATCAACACCGCCAATGATGGCGCAACATCCATCAAGAGCCTGCTCATGGAAATGCGGCAAAAAGCCCTGGAGGCCAGTGACGGTTCCAAAAATTCCGCGCAGCGTGCGGCCATTCAGGACCAGATCGCTCAGTACATCAATGAAATTCAGGATACGGTAACTCAGACCACCTGGAATGGCGAACTCCTTCTGGATGGGAATGCCGCTTTCACCTTTCAGACCGGACCAAATGTCAATGACACTACCGACCTGGCTATTGACCTGAACTTCCGCCTCGGATTAAAGCAGGCTACCCTGGCCAATGGATTGAACAACGGTGATGTCATCTTCAGCAACACTACAGCCGTGGCTGATGATGGAAAGCCGACAGTCACCAACGCTGACAATGTCATCGATGCGGACTGGACCATTGAGTTTACCGGAGATAACTCCTACAAGGTCAGTTATACCACTACTGACGGTGTTTCGTATGATTATGAAAGCACTTTTTACCTGACTGACGGCCAGCAGTTCAGCGGCCGGGGTATCAGCCTGAGCGGCCTCAGACTGGCCAGCAGCGTAACGGATAAGAAGTTTGCCGAGGGAGATATCATTACCTTCAGTACCAAAAAAACGGTAACCGGTGATGTCTATGGTCTTGGCTGGTCCGTATCGGATAGTGATAACTATGGAATGTCACTTGCCAGCATGGTCACGGCCAGCGGCGATACTGGTATCGCCGGACTGGCTGAAGCCGGAGACCTGATCGAATATGAAATCAGAGTCGATGACGGGGCCACCTTAAACAGCGGTGCTACCTCTGCTGCCCTTCAGATTCGTACCCGCGTTGACAAAGGAGATGGCAAAGGATGGGGGGACTGGACCGACTGGGAAGATGAAAAAACCATCAATGCCAGCGGATCCGTTACCTTTGACGGCACCACACATCATGCTACCGGTCTCCAGCTATCCTTCAGCGGCAACGATGTCCTGACCGAAGGCGATATTTTCAGAGGGAAAATCCAGACCTCCCAGGTCGGGCACGTGACCAGCGGCAGCGTCAGCGTAGATGGTCTGACCGGCGCCGGAGGAATAAACCTGAGCACGGTCAATGGTGCCAAAGCATCTTTACGCAAGCTCGATAAGGCCCTGGAGAGGGTGGATGCCGAACTGGGCAACATCGGGGCCATGACCAAGCGGCTGGATATGAAATCAAGTCTCCTCGAAGGAAGGAAAACTCAGTCAACCGCGGCTATTTCGCGAATCGAAGATGCCGACCTGATCAACGAGCAGATGGAGATCTCCAAGCTGACGATCCTGCAGCAGGCCAATATGTCGCTTCTGGCTCAGGCCCAGCAGGCACCGAGAATGGTCCTCGGCATCCTTGGGCTGGGAGGGTGA
- a CDS encoding cold-shock protein — protein sequence MGCCEGTVKWFNDAKGYGFIEHEGGRDVFVHYSAIQAEGYKTLKEGQSVSFELVDGPKGPQALNVVKSQNF from the coding sequence ATGGGATGTTGTGAAGGAACGGTAAAATGGTTTAACGATGCTAAAGGTTACGGCTTTATCGAACATGAAGGTGGAAGAGATGTCTTTGTTCATTACAGTGCTATTCAGGCAGAAGGATATAAGACCCTGAAGGAAGGGCAATCGGTATCCTTTGAGCTGGTTGACGGGCCGAAAGGGCCCCAGGCACTGAATGTCGTGAAGAGCCAGAATTTTTGA
- a CDS encoding phosphatidylglycerophosphatase A has protein sequence MTGKVELWIATGLGLGYSPIVSGTVGSLGGVALFGLLHLLPWHLYLITVAGLFFMGIWAADRAEAVFKEKDSGFIVIDEIVGFLITAFLLPWNWLSMTAAFVLFRIFDILKPFPWRSAEKLPGGLGIMLDDAGVGIYANLLLQGMRVWLCPRICFPRI, from the coding sequence ATGACCGGAAAAGTTGAGTTGTGGATCGCCACCGGCCTTGGCCTTGGGTATTCCCCCATTGTCTCCGGGACCGTCGGCAGTCTGGGTGGGGTCGCGCTGTTTGGGCTCCTTCACCTGCTTCCCTGGCATCTGTACCTCATAACCGTAGCCGGTCTCTTCTTCATGGGTATCTGGGCGGCTGATCGGGCCGAGGCCGTATTCAAAGAGAAGGACAGCGGCTTCATCGTGATCGATGAAATCGTCGGTTTTCTGATCACGGCATTTTTACTGCCCTGGAACTGGCTCTCGATGACGGCTGCCTTTGTCCTGTTTCGAATCTTCGATATTCTCAAACCCTTCCCCTGGCGAAGCGCGGAAAAACTGCCGGGAGGATTAGGCATCATGCTGGATGATGCAGGTGTTGGCATATATGCCAACCTGCTTCTCCAGGGAATGCGAGTATGGCTGTGTCCCAGAATTTGTTTCCCCAGGATTTGA
- a CDS encoding PilZ domain-containing protein, protein MAYREKRKDYRIQDTLAIEYQVLSSGEYEAEKLRLKNQPSGVRTLKDKYAHLLPNGQEGENLGSGDSELIRGLLKIIIGLNEKVDLILSHLEGKEGDVSIYRTPPQEVSLGAAGIGFCSSEHIPMEAYIKVRMLLPQNPQVLITTLGKVVWVTAKQTGEVKRFEVGILFLDIHEDDREAIIKHIFTRQRDILRSRAKS, encoded by the coding sequence TTGGCATATCGAGAAAAGCGAAAAGATTATCGGATTCAGGATACCCTAGCCATTGAGTACCAGGTTCTTTCATCCGGGGAATATGAAGCGGAGAAGCTCCGTTTGAAAAATCAGCCAAGCGGAGTACGAACTCTGAAAGACAAGTATGCCCACCTTCTGCCCAACGGGCAGGAAGGAGAGAATTTGGGGAGCGGAGATTCTGAGCTCATTCGGGGATTGTTGAAAATTATCATTGGCCTGAATGAGAAGGTTGATTTGATCTTATCTCATCTGGAGGGAAAAGAAGGGGATGTGAGCATCTATCGCACGCCCCCGCAGGAGGTGAGCCTCGGTGCGGCAGGAATCGGCTTTTGCAGCTCCGAGCACATACCCATGGAAGCGTATATTAAGGTGAGAATGCTCCTGCCCCAGAATCCTCAGGTTTTAATTACCACCTTGGGCAAGGTGGTCTGGGTCACAGCCAAACAAACAGGGGAGGTGAAGAGATTTGAAGTAGGGATTTTGTTTTTGGATATCCACGAGGATGATCGGGAAGCGATCATCAAGCATATTTTCACCAGACAGCGGGATATCTTGCGAAGCAGGGCAAAAAGTTGA
- a CDS encoding Gfo/Idh/MocA family oxidoreductase, whose product MRFLVIGLGSLGKRRIRNLKYLQSGTIIGCDPRLDRRDETSQRYRIQTFEDFTEAMSHDPEALIISVPASMRLFYALEAAAANKHFFVEVCPKDGQMTELITWISERKIVAAPSCTLCFYPGPKKIRKLLHQGIIGQPLTFTYHCGQYLPGWHPAEDYWPFSDSRPGSTAYREIISFELAWLSSLLGGIEAICTSRRCVSRTRSGADAAASSYHLLLRFRNGVCGHLLLNPTSKAPIQHMHFVGREGIIDWNNSEQLIKIYSTDNTLKHTEPLIRGCVENMYINPEEPYIDELRCFLEAVHGISPFPYTFEQHQNILTLLDQADDIGQEERELIHEQAEGGEMRE is encoded by the coding sequence ATGAGATTCTTAGTCATAGGACTGGGCTCCCTGGGTAAACGCCGGATCCGGAATCTGAAATACCTGCAATCGGGAACCATTATCGGGTGCGATCCCCGTCTGGACAGAAGAGATGAAACTTCCCAGCGGTACCGAATTCAAACCTTTGAAGACTTCACCGAGGCCATGTCCCATGACCCTGAAGCCCTCATCATTTCCGTGCCTGCGAGTATGCGGCTTTTCTATGCACTTGAGGCAGCCGCGGCCAACAAGCATTTTTTTGTCGAGGTTTGCCCGAAGGATGGGCAAATGACCGAATTAATTACCTGGATCAGTGAGAGAAAAATTGTGGCCGCACCCTCCTGTACCCTCTGTTTTTACCCCGGCCCGAAAAAAATCCGAAAGCTCCTGCACCAGGGAATCATCGGCCAGCCGCTGACCTTCACCTACCATTGCGGGCAATACCTGCCGGGCTGGCACCCTGCGGAAGATTACTGGCCCTTCTCCGATTCCCGGCCAGGCTCTACAGCCTACCGCGAAATCATCTCCTTCGAGCTGGCCTGGCTCAGCAGCCTGCTTGGCGGCATCGAAGCAATATGCACTTCCCGCAGATGCGTCAGTCGTACACGGTCCGGGGCCGATGCGGCAGCCTCCTCCTATCATCTGCTGCTCAGGTTCAGGAATGGAGTCTGCGGCCACCTGCTGCTGAACCCGACCTCCAAGGCCCCGATCCAGCATATGCACTTCGTCGGAAGGGAAGGCATCATCGACTGGAATAACAGCGAGCAGCTCATTAAAATCTACTCCACCGACAATACCCTGAAACACACAGAGCCGCTGATTCGCGGCTGCGTGGAAAACATGTACATCAACCCGGAAGAGCCCTATATCGATGAGCTGCGCTGCTTCCTGGAAGCCGTCCACGGAATCTCACCCTTCCCCTATACCTTTGAACAGCATCAGAATATCCTCACCCTGCTTGACCAGGCCGACGATATCGGCCAGGAAGAGCGGGAGCTGATTCACGAACAGGCGGAAGGGGGGGAGATGAGGGAGTGA
- a CDS encoding 6-hydroxymethylpterin diphosphokinase MptE-like protein: MPDPSKLNKLKMANPSEIWRENRAALQEKSPEFLSWWENLPHQREVELIYTLSGLADLQVESDEGKKIALYNRDNPCELIDKDIDSREFFQEGVTFLFGLGLGYKAARIIEKMEPGHILFVIEENPRILHFAFSLHDFSEAIRQEKMVFCIPEEDHIRRLISQQSPKLLDGKIGLEMENFAPKISSSYPALYKSCQRLCNTLFLSYNTFVALSDTFVINELKNLPKIVPGCSTEGFCRGDFSHVPAILVATGPSLQKNIHLLKEAQGKAIIIAVGQALRVLLAYDITPDIICSIDFGESNFLDLEDVIQDAAMPLVIDSRVYPKIAFEYQADLVTPVCSEDILALTETDRQEKVGRGKTVAQLGLNLALAMGADPIIFTGQDLALGTTSHICGANADTKVELRGNQIFEWNSRGKMVNEAYWVDGIYGGKVLTTKVLMGYLEDFENTVKNFPDRCFIDATEGGALIRGTRIMTLREALDQYCQQDLDLSHRLKKALTPLNPDLEKLTADLESVNLLVNKILRINKKLEKPVGILKKLVPADEEESFSDSRKKRFEELSQRISCGFEQIARAINSHRIIRSALGRVRHVLMQRENKYQTGKSLYEKAKITARRYGLAYKGFETTIRLLKGVMDEILPPLREYSILMKAGREGGGRKQEPDFHFRLGMCLKKMGYLRRAILEFEQARMSGQKSEEALRQLAEIHLTLEQFDKAQECLKGIHSDPSDLQGEEKIHNKIRARKEKCLEKYLIKARERSSEGDFVNAIIYSRKVLAIDPESIPAREILEKSLEQRRRKIDSTQEEVRQFKEESERRQYLADRLSEGKRLILANAFDEAVRVYQEILATHPDHPEIHFGLSRAFRGQKAWDAARKELQWLAERYPNKAQIHADLGDVFLSEANYPESFQAYRKAIEADKNFAHLYLKMANICTRQGKLEEAITHYENYLNLIPGDYRSLVRLGDCYLLLGAREAAKVGYQAALRIQPNYSPAMERINRLSL, from the coding sequence ATGCCAGACCCCAGTAAGCTCAATAAGCTCAAAATGGCGAATCCATCCGAAATCTGGCGGGAAAACCGGGCCGCGCTGCAGGAGAAATCCCCGGAATTTCTCTCCTGGTGGGAAAACCTGCCACATCAAAGAGAAGTAGAGCTCATCTACACGCTTTCCGGATTAGCGGACCTTCAGGTCGAATCGGATGAAGGCAAAAAAATCGCCCTGTACAATCGGGATAACCCTTGTGAGCTTATCGACAAGGATATTGACAGCCGCGAATTCTTTCAGGAAGGGGTCACCTTTCTCTTCGGCCTGGGACTTGGATACAAGGCAGCCCGGATCATTGAAAAGATGGAACCCGGCCACATTCTGTTCGTTATCGAGGAAAATCCCCGGATACTCCATTTTGCCTTCAGCCTCCATGATTTCTCAGAGGCCATCAGGCAGGAGAAAATGGTCTTCTGCATTCCGGAAGAAGATCATATCCGTCGGCTGATCAGTCAGCAGAGCCCAAAGCTGCTGGATGGGAAGATCGGCCTGGAGATGGAGAATTTTGCCCCGAAGATATCGTCCTCCTATCCTGCCCTGTACAAGAGCTGTCAGCGGCTGTGCAATACGCTGTTTCTGTCCTACAATACCTTTGTCGCTCTCAGTGATACCTTTGTCATCAACGAATTGAAAAACCTGCCCAAGATCGTTCCAGGCTGCTCTACGGAGGGTTTTTGCCGGGGAGACTTCAGCCATGTTCCAGCCATTCTGGTGGCTACCGGGCCCTCGCTGCAAAAAAACATTCACTTGTTGAAGGAGGCTCAGGGGAAAGCCATCATCATTGCCGTAGGCCAGGCCCTTCGGGTCCTTCTGGCCTATGATATCACACCGGACATTATCTGCTCCATCGATTTCGGGGAGTCCAACTTTCTTGACCTTGAGGATGTCATTCAGGATGCAGCCATGCCCCTTGTGATCGACAGCCGGGTTTATCCTAAAATTGCCTTTGAATATCAGGCCGATCTCGTCACTCCCGTCTGCAGTGAGGATATTCTGGCTTTGACTGAAACCGACCGACAGGAAAAGGTTGGCCGGGGTAAAACCGTAGCCCAGCTCGGTCTCAATCTGGCCCTGGCTATGGGCGCAGACCCGATCATCTTCACCGGTCAGGACCTGGCCCTGGGTACCACCAGCCATATCTGCGGAGCCAATGCCGATACCAAGGTGGAGCTCCGGGGCAATCAGATCTTCGAGTGGAACAGCCGGGGGAAAATGGTCAACGAGGCCTACTGGGTGGATGGCATCTATGGAGGGAAAGTGCTGACCACCAAAGTGCTGATGGGATATCTGGAGGATTTCGAGAACACGGTCAAAAACTTCCCCGACCGCTGCTTTATCGATGCCACCGAGGGAGGCGCGCTGATTCGGGGCACCAGGATCATGACCCTGCGGGAAGCCCTCGATCAATACTGTCAGCAGGACCTTGACCTTTCGCATCGTCTGAAAAAAGCCCTGACCCCCTTGAATCCTGATCTTGAAAAACTAACCGCTGATCTTGAATCGGTGAACCTTCTGGTTAACAAGATACTCCGGATCAATAAAAAACTTGAAAAACCTGTCGGCATTCTGAAAAAACTGGTACCTGCTGACGAAGAGGAGTCGTTCTCGGACAGCCGGAAAAAACGATTCGAGGAACTCAGCCAGAGGATCAGTTGCGGCTTTGAGCAAATCGCCAGAGCCATCAATTCTCACCGGATTATCCGAAGCGCTCTGGGCAGGGTCAGGCATGTTCTGATGCAGAGGGAAAATAAATATCAGACCGGCAAGTCCCTGTATGAAAAAGCAAAAATCACCGCCCGACGCTACGGCCTGGCCTATAAGGGATTCGAAACCACGATCCGGCTGCTTAAGGGAGTCATGGACGAAATCCTTCCTCCTCTCAGGGAATACTCCATTCTCATGAAGGCCGGGCGGGAAGGAGGCGGCAGGAAGCAGGAGCCCGATTTTCATTTCCGGCTGGGGATGTGCCTGAAAAAAATGGGGTACCTGAGACGGGCTATCCTGGAATTTGAGCAGGCCAGAATGAGTGGACAGAAAAGTGAGGAAGCACTCCGCCAGCTTGCCGAAATTCATCTGACCCTTGAGCAGTTTGACAAGGCGCAGGAGTGCCTTAAGGGAATCCATTCCGACCCGTCCGATCTCCAGGGAGAGGAAAAAATCCACAACAAGATCAGGGCCAGGAAAGAAAAGTGCCTGGAGAAATATCTGATTAAAGCCCGGGAGCGATCTTCGGAAGGGGATTTCGTTAACGCCATTATCTATTCCCGGAAAGTCCTGGCCATTGACCCTGAATCAATCCCGGCCAGAGAAATCCTGGAAAAATCCCTGGAGCAGCGAAGGCGGAAAATCGACTCCACTCAGGAAGAGGTCCGGCAATTCAAGGAGGAGAGTGAACGCAGGCAGTATCTTGCCGATCGCCTGAGTGAAGGCAAAAGGCTGATTCTGGCGAATGCTTTCGATGAGGCTGTCAGGGTCTATCAGGAAATCCTGGCCACTCACCCAGATCATCCGGAAATTCACTTCGGGCTGTCCCGCGCCTTTCGGGGACAGAAGGCATGGGATGCGGCCCGAAAAGAGCTCCAATGGCTTGCCGAGCGATATCCCAACAAGGCCCAGATACATGCGGATCTGGGAGACGTTTTCCTCTCGGAGGCCAACTATCCCGAATCGTTCCAGGCATACCGGAAGGCGATCGAGGCGGATAAAAATTTTGCCCACCTCTACCTGAAGATGGCCAACATCTGCACTCGCCAGGGAAAGCTCGAAGAGGCAATTACCCACTACGAAAACTACCTCAACCTGATCCCGGGAGATTACCGCTCCCTGGTCAGACTGGGAGACTGCTATCTCTTGCTGGGGGCCAGAGAAGCAGCGAAAGTAGGTTACCAGGCGGCTCTTCGCATTCAACCGAACTACTCACCGGCTATGGAAAGAATCAATCGACTGTCTTTGTAA
- the fliS gene encoding flagellar export chaperone FliS, giving the protein MNMLKAYEQTNRTTASPKQALLLLYDHAISNLAQCEHIVVSNQGRGAYKHLVKAQEIITGLANGLSYEGKLQEISTRLFSLYQHMMVKLSRINLEGGDTSILAEVRRMLEELREAWGRADARPQ; this is encoded by the coding sequence ATGAATATGCTGAAGGCGTACGAACAGACAAACCGGACCACCGCCAGTCCCAAGCAGGCACTCCTGCTCCTTTACGATCATGCAATCAGTAATCTTGCCCAGTGCGAACACATTGTAGTCAGCAATCAGGGCCGGGGTGCCTACAAGCATCTAGTCAAAGCCCAGGAAATCATCACCGGCCTGGCCAACGGGCTCTCCTATGAAGGCAAATTGCAGGAAATCAGTACCCGTCTCTTTTCCCTGTATCAACATATGATGGTAAAATTATCCAGGATCAATCTGGAAGGGGGGGATACCTCCATCCTGGCCGAAGTCCGCAGAATGCTGGAAGAGCTGCGGGAAGCCTGGGGAAGGGCAGATGCCAGACCCCAGTAA
- a CDS encoding 3-isopropylmalate dehydratase large subunit: MPMTIAEKILSEKSGCEARSGRIVVCAISWAIAQDGTGPLAIRRLQDAGLTRVFDPKRVIFFIDHAAPSPRKELSNAHLQIRSFARETGAIVSDIQEGVCHQRMVEDFISPGDLLIGADSHTCTSGALGAFSTGMGSTDVAIGMALGKVWLKVPPTIRIEVSGAFRPGVYAKDLILSVIGQLTADGATYKALEFGGPAISGMSMSERFTLCNMAVEAGAKTGLIATDEITRDYLMKQGRGDRFREIAPDPGAEYEQVLTIQAGDLEPMIALPHTVDNVKPVRQVAGTKIHQVFIGTCTNGRLDDLEIAAKILDGRKVAPGVRLIVTPASKAIYLQALQSGLIEKLIRAGAAVTSTGCGPCVGIHQGILGDGEACLSTQNRNFLGRMGNPDGFIYLSSPATAACSALKGEIADPREIVK; this comes from the coding sequence ATGCCCATGACCATAGCCGAAAAAATTTTGAGTGAAAAGAGCGGCTGTGAGGCCAGGAGCGGACGGATTGTCGTCTGCGCCATCTCCTGGGCCATTGCTCAGGACGGGACCGGACCGCTCGCCATCCGGCGGCTGCAGGATGCGGGACTCACCAGGGTTTTCGATCCGAAAAGGGTCATCTTCTTCATTGACCACGCGGCACCAAGCCCCCGGAAGGAACTATCCAATGCACACCTCCAGATCCGCTCCTTTGCCCGGGAAACCGGGGCCATTGTTTCCGACATTCAGGAAGGGGTCTGCCACCAGCGGATGGTTGAAGACTTCATCAGTCCGGGAGACCTTCTGATCGGTGCCGATTCCCATACCTGCACCTCCGGTGCTCTGGGAGCCTTCTCCACCGGCATGGGCTCTACGGATGTGGCTATTGGCATGGCTCTTGGCAAGGTCTGGCTCAAGGTTCCCCCAACCATCAGAATTGAAGTCAGTGGAGCATTCCGGCCCGGCGTATATGCCAAGGATTTGATTCTCTCCGTAATCGGCCAACTCACCGCAGATGGCGCTACCTACAAGGCCCTGGAATTTGGCGGACCGGCCATCTCGGGCATGAGCATGTCAGAGCGGTTCACCCTCTGTAATATGGCGGTTGAGGCTGGAGCCAAAACCGGCCTGATCGCCACTGATGAAATCACCCGCGATTATCTGATGAAGCAGGGCAGAGGAGATCGGTTCCGCGAAATTGCCCCGGATCCCGGGGCTGAATACGAACAGGTTCTCACCATTCAGGCCGGGGACCTGGAACCCATGATCGCCCTTCCTCATACGGTGGACAATGTCAAGCCTGTCCGGCAGGTTGCCGGAACCAAAATCCACCAGGTCTTTATCGGGACCTGCACCAATGGACGACTGGACGACCTTGAAATCGCCGCCAAAATCCTCGACGGGCGGAAGGTCGCTCCGGGAGTGCGGCTCATCGTGACTCCGGCATCAAAAGCTATTTACCTCCAAGCCCTGCAGAGCGGCCTTATCGAAAAGCTCATCAGGGCTGGAGCTGCCGTAACCAGCACCGGCTGCGGCCCGTGCGTGGGGATACATCAGGGGATTCTCGGCGACGGCGAGGCCTGCCTCAGCACTCAGAACCGGAATTTTCTGGGGAGAATGGGCAATCCGGACGGATTTATCTACCTGTCTTCACCCGCTACGGCTGCCTGCTCAGCCTTAAAGGGTGAAATCGCCGATCCCAGAGAGATAGTGAAATAA
- a CDS encoding 3-isopropylmalate dehydratase, with amino-acid sequence MLEGHAKKFGDNISTDLIAPGRLFHLRNNLPELAKHVLEDAEPNFYEKIQKGDFIVAGRNFGLGSSREHAPAIIKIAGIGAVLAQSVARIFFRNAINVGLPVFECDTSRIEAEDHLRINVLQGTVENLTQGISLPFHALPQIMVDILNDGGLVPHIQKNGGFNLV; translated from the coding sequence ATTCTAGAAGGACATGCTAAAAAATTCGGAGATAATATCAGTACAGACCTGATTGCTCCCGGAAGGCTCTTCCACCTTCGGAATAACCTGCCGGAGCTGGCCAAACATGTTTTAGAGGATGCTGAGCCCAATTTTTATGAAAAGATTCAAAAAGGGGACTTTATTGTCGCCGGACGGAATTTCGGTCTGGGTTCAAGCCGCGAACATGCACCGGCAATCATTAAAATTGCCGGGATCGGAGCGGTTCTCGCCCAATCCGTGGCCCGGATTTTCTTTCGCAATGCCATTAATGTCGGCCTTCCCGTGTTTGAATGCGATACCAGCCGGATTGAGGCTGAAGACCATCTGCGGATCAATGTTTTGCAGGGGACCGTGGAAAACCTCACCCAGGGGATATCCCTGCCATTTCATGCCCTCCCGCAGATCATGGTGGATATTTTAAACGACGGAGGCCTGGTGCCTCATATCCAAAAAAATGGCGGATTTAATCTGGTCTAG